A region of Beijerinckia sp. 28-YEA-48 DNA encodes the following proteins:
- the topA gene encoding type I DNA topoisomerase: MSAVVIVESPAKAKTINKYLGKDYEVLASFGHVRDLPAKDGSVDTENDFAMRWEVDGKAAKRLSDIAKAVKDSDKVILATDPDREGEAISWHVLEVLRDKRVLKDKKVERVVFNAITKNAILEAMRHPRQVDEALVDAYMARRALDYLVGFNLSPVLWRKLPGARSAGRVQSVALRLVCDRELEIEKFVTREYWSIAAHLKTKDDAPFVARLVGADGKKIQRLDIGSGTEAEDFKTALENAKFTITSVEAKPARRNPWAPFTTSTLQQEASRKLGFAPAITMRLAQRLYEGVDLGGETVGLITYMRTDGVDVAPEAIASARQMIEKEYGAKYVPQVPRKYTTKQKNAQEAHEAIRPTDVTRLPRQLAKVLEKDQFRLYELIWNRTVASQMESAELERTTVEVLAEAGTRKIELRATGQVVRFDGFLTLYQEGKDDEEDEDGSRLPPMTAGDPATKDKIEASQHFTEPPPRFSEATLVKRMEELGIGRPSTYASTLAVLRDREYVRIDKKRLVPEDKGRLVVAFLESFFKRYVEYDFTADLEEKLDRVSNAEINWKDVLRDFWKDFSTAIAGTKDLRTTEVLDNLNDLLGPHIFPAKADGGNPRGCPSCGNGQLSLKLGKFGAFIGCSNYPECRYTRTLTPPNGDQAEGEDAGRPGVRVLGIDPVTGDEITLREGRFGPYVQQGEGEKPKRSSLPRGLPKDEVTLEKALGLLSLPREVAKHPTSGEPIVAGIGRFGPYVQHGKMYASLTRDDDVLEVGANRAIDLIVTKEQGGGRGRFGNATPARALGDHPQGGAISVKAGRYGPYVSWGKINATLPKGSDPEKTTLEEAIACIAAKQSGTGGDGDGRVLGDHPQGGKIVAREGRYGAYVSVGKVNATIPKSSSLDAITLEEAIELIDEKGGPAAPKKAAAKKGGAKAGKKAPAKTTAKKKVAVEDSDEAPFDDDEPAAKPVAKAAAKKAPAKKAAVKKAPAKKAAAKKAAAKK, from the coding sequence ATGAGTGCTGTCGTCATCGTCGAATCGCCGGCAAAGGCCAAGACGATCAACAAATATCTGGGCAAGGACTATGAAGTCCTGGCCTCCTTTGGTCATGTCCGCGATCTGCCCGCCAAGGATGGCTCGGTCGATACCGAGAATGACTTTGCCATGCGCTGGGAAGTCGACGGCAAGGCGGCCAAACGCCTGTCCGACATCGCCAAGGCGGTCAAAGACTCGGATAAAGTCATTCTCGCGACCGATCCGGATCGCGAAGGTGAAGCCATCTCCTGGCATGTGCTGGAAGTGCTGCGCGACAAACGCGTGCTCAAGGACAAGAAGGTCGAGCGCGTCGTTTTCAACGCCATCACCAAGAACGCCATTCTCGAAGCCATGCGCCACCCGCGCCAGGTCGATGAGGCGCTGGTCGATGCCTATATGGCGCGACGCGCTCTCGACTATCTGGTCGGCTTCAACCTGTCGCCGGTGCTGTGGCGCAAACTGCCGGGCGCCCGCTCGGCCGGCCGCGTGCAATCGGTGGCGCTGCGCCTGGTCTGCGACCGCGAACTCGAAATCGAAAAATTCGTTACCCGCGAATACTGGTCGATCGCCGCCCATCTGAAGACGAAAGACGACGCGCCCTTCGTCGCCCGTCTTGTCGGCGCCGATGGCAAGAAGATTCAGCGTCTCGACATCGGTTCCGGCACGGAAGCCGAGGATTTCAAGACGGCCCTGGAGAACGCCAAGTTCACCATCACGTCGGTCGAGGCGAAGCCCGCCCGCCGCAATCCCTGGGCGCCGTTCACCACCTCGACCCTGCAGCAGGAAGCCTCGCGCAAACTTGGCTTTGCACCGGCCATCACCATGCGCCTGGCTCAGCGCCTCTATGAAGGCGTCGATCTCGGCGGCGAGACCGTCGGTCTCATTACATATATGCGAACCGACGGCGTCGACGTGGCGCCGGAGGCGATCGCCTCCGCCCGGCAGATGATCGAGAAGGAATATGGCGCGAAATACGTGCCTCAAGTCCCGCGCAAATATACGACCAAGCAGAAGAATGCGCAGGAAGCCCATGAGGCCATCCGCCCGACCGACGTTACCCGGCTACCACGCCAGCTCGCCAAAGTGCTCGAGAAAGATCAGTTCCGCCTTTACGAGCTGATCTGGAACCGCACCGTCGCCAGCCAGATGGAATCGGCCGAACTCGAGCGCACCACGGTCGAAGTGTTGGCGGAAGCCGGCACCCGCAAGATCGAACTGCGCGCCACCGGCCAGGTCGTTCGCTTCGACGGCTTCCTCACCCTTTATCAAGAAGGCAAGGACGACGAAGAAGACGAAGACGGCAGCCGCTTGCCGCCGATGACGGCGGGCGATCCGGCGACGAAGGATAAGATCGAAGCGAGCCAGCATTTCACCGAGCCGCCGCCGCGCTTCTCCGAGGCGACCCTGGTCAAGCGCATGGAAGAGCTCGGCATCGGCCGGCCCTCGACCTACGCCTCGACGCTCGCCGTTCTGCGCGACCGCGAATATGTGCGGATCGATAAGAAGCGGCTGGTGCCCGAGGACAAGGGACGCCTGGTCGTCGCCTTCCTCGAGAGCTTTTTCAAGCGCTATGTCGAATATGACTTCACAGCCGATCTCGAAGAGAAGCTCGATCGCGTCTCGAATGCGGAGATCAACTGGAAAGACGTTCTGCGTGATTTCTGGAAGGATTTCTCGACCGCGATCGCTGGCACCAAGGACCTGCGCACGACGGAGGTTCTCGACAATCTCAACGATCTGCTGGGCCCCCACATCTTCCCGGCCAAGGCCGACGGTGGCAACCCGCGCGGCTGCCCGTCCTGTGGCAATGGCCAGCTGTCGCTGAAGCTCGGCAAGTTCGGCGCCTTCATCGGCTGTTCGAACTATCCGGAATGCCGCTACACCCGCACCCTGACGCCCCCCAATGGCGATCAGGCTGAGGGCGAGGATGCGGGCCGCCCCGGCGTCCGTGTTCTCGGCATCGATCCCGTGACCGGCGATGAGATCACCCTGCGCGAAGGCCGTTTCGGCCCCTATGTGCAGCAGGGCGAAGGCGAGAAGCCAAAACGCTCCTCCCTGCCCCGTGGTCTGCCGAAAGACGAAGTCACACTGGAAAAGGCGCTCGGCCTTTTGTCGCTGCCACGCGAAGTCGCCAAACATCCGACCAGCGGCGAGCCGATCGTCGCCGGCATCGGTCGCTTTGGTCCTTATGTGCAGCACGGCAAGATGTACGCGAGTCTGACCCGCGACGACGACGTGCTGGAAGTCGGCGCCAATCGCGCCATCGATCTCATCGTCACCAAGGAACAAGGCGGCGGACGCGGCCGCTTCGGCAATGCCACGCCGGCACGCGCCCTCGGCGATCATCCGCAAGGCGGCGCCATCAGCGTCAAGGCCGGCCGTTATGGCCCCTATGTCAGCTGGGGCAAGATCAACGCCACTTTGCCGAAGGGATCGGACCCGGAAAAGACCACGCTTGAAGAAGCGATCGCCTGCATTGCCGCGAAACAATCGGGCACTGGCGGCGACGGAGACGGCCGTGTGCTCGGCGACCATCCGCAAGGCGGCAAGATCGTCGCGCGCGAAGGCCGCTATGGCGCCTATGTCAGCGTCGGCAAGGTCAATGCCACCATTCCGAAGTCGTCGTCCCTCGACGCCATCACCCTTGAGGAAGCGATCGAACTGATCGACGAAAAGGGGGGACCAGCGGCGCCGAAGAAGGCAGCAGCCAAGAAGGGCGGCGCCAAGGCCGGCAAGAAGGCTCCGGCCAAAACAACGGCGAAGAAGAAGGTGGCTGTCGAGGACTCCGACGAAGCGCCTTTTGATGACGACGAGCCGGCAGCCAAGCCGGTAGCCAAGGCTGCCGCCAAAAAAGCACCGGCCAAGAAAGCAGCAGTAAAGAAGGCGCCTGCCAAAAAAGCGGCCGCGAAGAAAGCCGCCGCGAAAAAATAA
- a CDS encoding aspartate carbamoyltransferase catalytic subunit, whose product MTARATPVFPHRHLLGIEGLSRPDIEALLDLAEEAVKVSRQVEKKRAVLSGRTLINLFFEASTRTQASFELAGKRLGADVMNMSVATSSVNKGETLIDTAATLNAMRPDLIVVRHHHSGAVHLLSQKVSCSVINAGDGSHEHPTQALLDALTIRRNKGRIEGLTVAICGDVAHSRVARSNIILLTHLGARVRVVGPSTLLPAGIERMGVEVHHSMETGLRDADIVMMLRLQRERMQGAFIPSLKEFARFYGLDEDKLKWAKPDALVMHPGPMNRGVEIDSAVADGPRSLITEQVEMGVAVRMAVLEALSQNLPNG is encoded by the coding sequence ATGACCGCTCGCGCCACTCCCGTCTTCCCCCATCGGCACCTGCTCGGCATCGAAGGGCTTTCCCGGCCGGATATCGAGGCTTTGCTCGATCTGGCTGAAGAAGCCGTCAAAGTTTCCCGCCAGGTCGAAAAGAAACGCGCCGTGCTCAGCGGCCGCACATTGATCAACCTGTTCTTCGAAGCGTCGACGCGCACGCAGGCGTCCTTCGAACTGGCCGGCAAGCGCCTGGGCGCCGACGTCATGAATATGTCGGTGGCCACGTCGTCGGTGAACAAGGGCGAGACCCTGATCGACACGGCCGCGACCTTGAACGCGATGCGGCCCGATCTCATCGTCGTGCGCCACCATCATTCCGGCGCGGTGCATCTGCTGTCGCAGAAAGTATCCTGCTCGGTCATCAATGCCGGCGACGGCAGCCACGAACATCCGACGCAGGCACTGCTCGACGCCTTGACCATCCGTCGCAATAAGGGCCGCATCGAAGGCCTGACCGTGGCGATCTGCGGTGACGTCGCCCATTCCCGCGTTGCGCGCTCCAACATCATTCTGCTGACCCATCTGGGGGCGCGCGTGCGCGTCGTCGGCCCGTCGACCTTGCTGCCGGCGGGGATCGAGCGCATGGGCGTTGAAGTGCACCACTCGATGGAGACGGGCCTTCGCGATGCCGATATTGTCATGATGCTGAGACTGCAGCGTGAGCGTATGCAAGGCGCCTTCATCCCTTCGCTGAAGGAATTCGCGCGCTTCTACGGCCTCGACGAGGACAAGCTGAAGTGGGCCAAGCCCGACGCGCTGGTCATGCATCCGGGTCCGATGAACCGCGGTGTCGAGATCGACTCCGCTGTCGCCGACGGGCCGCGCTCCCTCATTACCGAGCAGGTCGAGATGGGCGTTGCTGTTCGCATGGCCGTTCTCGAAGCTCTGTCGCAGAACCTGCCCAATGGCTGA
- the pyrC gene encoding dihydroorotase: MTSLPVALLNARLLDPATGTETPGGVLVENGCIVEVGAKVTKANVGARTEVVDCAGDIVSPGLIDMCVFVGEPGASHRETIATASRAAAAGGVTTIVAAPNTNPPMDGAASVDYLMRRARDNARVRVLPCAALTKGLAGIEIAEIGLLQEAGAVAFSNGPNSVVSSQVMRRAMIYARDFNAIVIHRAEDPELARSGVMNEGEFASRIGLPGIPREAEAIILDRDMRLVALTFGDGAQGGHYHAQMVTTTLSLEIIAKAKAAGLPVSCATSINHLTLNESDIGQYRTFLKLSPPLRAEEERMALVEALAGGLIDVIMSDHNPQDVEAKRVPFSEAEYGAIGLETMLSAGLRLVRSGQVSLGRLINAMTVRPAEILGLPQGRLQKGAPADLIRFDPDEPYVVDPSRLQSRSKNTPFDEARLEGVVKLTMVAGTIV, from the coding sequence ATGACCTCTTTGCCCGTCGCTCTCCTCAACGCGCGCCTGCTCGATCCGGCCACCGGCACCGAGACGCCGGGCGGCGTGTTGGTCGAAAACGGTTGCATCGTCGAAGTCGGCGCCAAGGTGACGAAGGCCAATGTCGGTGCGCGCACCGAGGTTGTCGATTGTGCTGGCGACATCGTCAGCCCGGGCCTCATTGATATGTGCGTCTTCGTCGGCGAGCCGGGCGCGAGCCATCGCGAGACGATTGCCACCGCGAGCCGGGCGGCAGCCGCCGGCGGCGTCACGACGATCGTTGCGGCGCCCAACACCAATCCGCCGATGGATGGCGCGGCCAGCGTCGATTATCTGATGCGCCGGGCGCGCGACAATGCGCGGGTGCGTGTTCTGCCGTGCGCGGCGCTGACCAAGGGCCTCGCCGGCATCGAGATCGCCGAGATCGGCCTGCTCCAGGAAGCGGGCGCTGTCGCCTTTTCCAATGGACCGAATTCGGTGGTGTCGTCGCAGGTGATGCGCCGCGCCATGATCTACGCGCGTGACTTCAACGCCATTGTCATCCATCGCGCCGAGGATCCCGAGCTAGCGCGCTCCGGCGTGATGAACGAAGGCGAGTTCGCTAGCCGCATCGGCTTGCCGGGCATTCCGCGCGAGGCGGAAGCGATCATCCTCGATCGCGACATGCGGCTCGTGGCGCTGACCTTTGGCGACGGCGCGCAGGGCGGCCATTATCACGCGCAGATGGTGACGACGACTTTGTCGCTCGAGATCATCGCCAAAGCGAAGGCCGCCGGCCTGCCGGTGAGCTGCGCCACGTCGATCAATCATCTGACTTTGAATGAAAGCGATATCGGTCAGTATCGGACCTTCCTGAAATTGTCGCCGCCACTGCGGGCGGAAGAAGAGCGCATGGCGCTGGTCGAGGCGCTCGCCGGCGGCCTTATCGACGTCATTATGTCTGATCACAATCCGCAGGATGTCGAAGCCAAGCGCGTGCCGTTCTCGGAAGCTGAATATGGCGCGATTGGTCTTGAGACCATGCTGTCGGCGGGACTGCGCCTGGTGCGCTCCGGCCAGGTGTCGCTCGGGCGCTTGATCAACGCGATGACGGTGCGGCCGGCTGAGATTTTGGGGCTGCCGCAGGGCCGCTTGCAAAAGGGCGCGCCCGCCGATCTGATCCGTTTCGATCCCGACGAGCCCTATGTGGTCGATCCGTCGCGTCTGCAATCGCGCTCGAAGAACACACCGTTCGACGAAGCTCGCTTGGAGGGGGTCGTCAAACTGACAATGGTGGCTGGCACAATTGTCTAA
- the plsY gene encoding glycerol-3-phosphate 1-O-acyltransferase PlsY gives MFLDLPQNLIALAIGYLLGSIPFGLVLTKLAGMEDLRSIGSGNIGATNVLRTGHKGLAAGTLVLDALKGTIAVLIGAQLGEYQAIIAGLGAFLGHLYPVWLKFKGGKGVATFLGCALGLAWPGALVFAVVWLGVAAITRYSSVAALAASAATPLALWLMGRPEAVELFVALTALLWFKHWPNISRLMDGTETKIGQKP, from the coding sequence ATGTTTCTGGATCTGCCGCAAAACCTGATCGCGCTTGCCATCGGCTATCTCCTGGGCTCGATCCCCTTTGGCCTGGTGCTGACGAAGCTCGCCGGGATGGAGGATCTGCGCTCCATCGGCTCGGGCAATATCGGCGCGACCAATGTGCTGCGCACCGGGCATAAGGGACTCGCGGCGGGAACCCTGGTGCTCGATGCGCTGAAAGGCACGATTGCCGTGCTGATCGGCGCGCAGCTCGGCGAATATCAAGCGATCATCGCCGGCCTTGGCGCTTTTCTGGGTCATCTCTATCCGGTCTGGCTCAAGTTTAAGGGCGGCAAGGGCGTCGCCACTTTCCTTGGCTGCGCCTTGGGTCTTGCCTGGCCGGGCGCGCTTGTGTTCGCGGTGGTCTGGCTCGGTGTCGCGGCGATCACGCGCTATTCGTCGGTGGCGGCGCTTGCCGCGAGTGCCGCGACGCCGCTGGCGCTGTGGCTCATGGGACGCCCCGAAGCGGTCGAACTCTTCGTCGCTCTAACCGCGTTGCTGTGGTTCAAGCACTGGCCGAATATTTCGCGGCTGATGGACGGCACCGAAACCAAGATCGGCCAGAAGCCGTGA
- the dprA gene encoding DNA-processing protein DprA, whose translation MTEARAERHRLSDAHLPDAHLLDWLQLTRSDNIGPRTFQSLLQRFGSATAALNALPRLIAKQSGARAIRLAVREDCERELDMLRRKGGQFLTLDDSAYPQALRAIDAPPPVIAVLGNLDVLARPMVAIVGSRNASVYGAKFATATAQELGEAGFVIASGLARGIDESAHRASLATGTVAVLAGGLDKIYPAENVPLAEAMCERGAVISEMPLAWVPRGRDFPRRNRIVSGLALGTVVVEAARRSGSLITARYANEQGREVFAVPGSPFDPRAEGTNDLLRQGATLCTRSADVIEALEPLMVTGPQRQGAQAASDEDAPDLFEAIAPRDGADETVSQQPLAPAFARSVVPQDFVERLRALLGPSPVSIDDLVRVTGRPVAEVQAAILELDLQGAIGRQGGNRITLMP comes from the coding sequence GTGACGGAAGCGCGCGCCGAAAGACATCGTCTTTCCGACGCGCATTTGCCAGACGCGCATTTGCTGGACTGGCTGCAGCTCACCCGCAGCGACAATATCGGTCCGCGCACGTTTCAATCGCTCCTGCAACGTTTCGGCAGCGCCACAGCGGCGCTGAATGCCTTGCCGCGTCTCATCGCCAAGCAGAGCGGCGCGCGCGCCATTCGTCTCGCGGTACGCGAAGATTGCGAGCGCGAGTTGGACATGCTGCGCCGAAAGGGCGGGCAGTTCCTGACGCTGGATGACAGTGCTTATCCGCAGGCGCTCCGCGCCATCGACGCGCCGCCGCCAGTGATCGCCGTGCTTGGCAATCTCGATGTTTTGGCGCGGCCGATGGTGGCGATCGTTGGTTCGCGCAACGCCTCGGTCTATGGCGCGAAATTCGCGACCGCCACGGCGCAGGAATTGGGCGAGGCCGGTTTCGTGATCGCCTCTGGTCTGGCGCGCGGTATCGATGAGAGCGCGCATCGCGCATCGTTGGCGACAGGCACCGTGGCGGTGCTCGCCGGTGGTCTCGACAAGATATATCCGGCGGAGAATGTGCCGTTGGCCGAGGCGATGTGCGAACGCGGCGCGGTCATCTCCGAAATGCCCCTGGCATGGGTGCCGCGCGGACGCGATTTTCCGCGCCGCAATCGCATTGTCTCGGGCTTGGCGCTGGGCACCGTGGTTGTCGAAGCGGCGCGGCGATCTGGTTCGCTGATCACGGCGCGCTATGCCAATGAGCAGGGCCGGGAAGTGTTCGCGGTTCCAGGCTCGCCGTTCGATCCGCGCGCTGAAGGCACCAATGATTTGTTGCGCCAAGGTGCGACGCTATGCACACGCAGCGCCGACGTGATCGAAGCGCTGGAACCATTGATGGTGACAGGTCCGCAACGTCAGGGCGCGCAAGCCGCGTCTGATGAAGACGCGCCGGATCTCTTCGAGGCCATCGCGCCGCGCGATGGCGCGGATGAGACGGTCTCGCAGCAACCGCTCGCGCCTGCCTTTGCCCGCAGCGTCGTGCCACAGGATTTCGTCGAGCGTTTGCGCGCCTTGCTGGGGCCATCGCCGGTGTCGATCGATGATCTCGTGCGCGTCACGGGACGTCCGGTGGCGGAAGTTCAGGCCGCGATCCTGGAGCTTGACCTTCAGGGCGCCATCGGCCGCCAAGGCGGCAACCGTATCACACTGATGCCATAG
- the ruvX gene encoding Holliday junction resolvase RuvX, whose amino-acid sequence MSVEIVTPETLLPRLHARSRLMGIDLGTKTIGLAISDVERRIATPLETIKRVKFSKDAARMLELAKTYDIAAFIIGLPLNMDGSEGPRAQSTRAFIRSFAALDQRPFLLQDERLSTAAVTRQLIEQDVSRAKRAEVVDRMAAAYILQGVLDRLQRLSQG is encoded by the coding sequence ATGAGCGTCGAAATCGTCACCCCCGAAACCCTGTTGCCCCGGCTGCACGCGCGCTCGCGTCTCATGGGCATCGATCTCGGCACGAAAACCATCGGTCTGGCGATCTCCGACGTCGAGCGGCGCATCGCCACGCCGCTGGAGACCATCAAGCGGGTCAAGTTCAGCAAGGATGCGGCCCGCATGCTGGAGCTTGCCAAGACCTATGACATCGCCGCGTTCATCATCGGCCTGCCGTTGAACATGGATGGCAGCGAAGGCCCGCGCGCCCAATCGACCCGCGCCTTCATCCGCAGTTTCGCCGCGCTCGATCAAAGACCGTTCCTGTTGCAGGACGAGCGCCTGTCGACAGCTGCCGTCACCCGGCAATTGATCGAACAGGACGTCTCGCGCGCTAAGCGGGCCGAAGTGGTCGATCGCATGGCCGCCGCTTATATTCTGCAAGGCGTTCTCGACCGACTGCAGCGGCTCAGCCAAGGCTGA
- the gatC gene encoding Asp-tRNA(Asn)/Glu-tRNA(Gln) amidotransferase subunit GatC, whose protein sequence is MSVDHATVRRIAHLARIAVTEEEVPHLAGELNAILSFVAELDKADVAGVEPMTSVIPMSMRMRADVVSDQAGADAVVANAPQREEHFFVVPKVIE, encoded by the coding sequence ATGTCGGTCGATCACGCGACCGTGCGGCGTATTGCGCATCTGGCGCGGATCGCCGTCACAGAAGAAGAGGTGCCGCACCTCGCCGGCGAACTCAACGCCATCCTGTCTTTCGTCGCCGAGCTCGACAAGGCGGACGTTGCCGGCGTTGAGCCGATGACATCGGTCATTCCCATGAGCATGCGCATGCGTGCCGACGTGGTGAGCGACCAGGCGGGCGCCGATGCTGTCGTCGCCAATGCGCCGCAGCGCGAGGAACATTTCTTCGTCGTTCCGAAGGTGATCGAATGA